Proteins encoded by one window of Rutidosis leptorrhynchoides isolate AG116_Rl617_1_P2 chromosome 7, CSIRO_AGI_Rlap_v1, whole genome shotgun sequence:
- the LOC139860034 gene encoding cytochrome P450 76C3-like, producing MFGRSIGVPKNSNDPLKFKPKRFWNTKWDYKEINLKYITFGSGRRICPEIQMGNKMLIHILASFLHSFNLRLSKVEEFELSEEIGYVTKKRKSIIAIPTQRLSDISL from the coding sequence ATGTTTGGGCGATCCATTGGGGTCCCAAAAAACTCAAACGATCCATTAAAGTTCAAGCCCAAAAGATTCTGGAACACTAAATGGGATTACAAGGAAATTAATTTGAAGTATATTACATTTGGATCAGGGAGGAGAATATGCCCAGAAATCCAAATGGGGAATAAGATGTTGATACATATATTAGCATCATTTTTGCATTCGTTCAACTTGAGGTTGTCTAAAGTTGAAGAATTCGAGCTTTCTGAAGAGATTGGATATGTTACGAAGAAAAGGAAATCTATAATAGCTATACCCACTCAAAGGTTATCTGATATAAGTCTCTAG